A single region of the Streptomyces sp. ITFR-16 genome encodes:
- a CDS encoding 3-hydroxybutyryl-CoA dehydrogenase, which yields MDTPLSTIAVVGLGTMGTGIAEVLARAGREVIGIDISEAAARQAVASLEASTARAVERGRITEQERRDVLSRFRTFCDLQAAADAELVIEVVPETYEIKQQVFRELDAIVSPTTILATGTNALSVTRLAAESQRPERVLGLHFFNPAPAMKLVEVVSSVLTAPPAVEAVTALARQLGKEPVAVGDRPGFVADGLLFGYLNQAAAMYEANYASREDIDAAMKLGCGLPMGPLALLDLIGIDTARTVLEAMYSASHDRLHAPAPVLGQLSAAGLTGRKSGRGFYTYAEPGSQSVVPDALTPAPGVGEPAGRTVRSVGVAGSGTMASGIAEVFAKAGYDVVLAARSQEKADTARGRIAKSLDRSVTKGRLTEEARDETLARITAAGSLDAFAEVDLAVEAVAEDLAVKQQLFATLDKVCRPGAVLATTTSSLPVVAVARATARPEDVIGMHFFNPAPAMKLVEVVRTVLTADDVHATVREVCAKVRKHPVDCGDRAGFIVNALLFPYLNNAIKMVEEHYATLDDIDAAMKLGGGYPMGPFELLDVVGLDVSLAIEKVLHGEFRDPGLAPAPLLEHLVAAGCLGRKTGRGFREYARR from the coding sequence ATGGACACCCCGCTCAGCACCATTGCCGTCGTCGGCCTCGGCACGATGGGCACCGGCATCGCCGAGGTCCTGGCCCGGGCCGGCCGCGAGGTCATCGGCATCGACATCAGCGAGGCGGCCGCACGTCAGGCCGTCGCGTCCCTGGAGGCCTCCACCGCCCGCGCCGTGGAGCGCGGACGGATCACCGAGCAGGAGCGGCGCGACGTCCTCTCCCGGTTCCGCACCTTCTGCGACCTCCAGGCCGCCGCCGACGCGGAGCTGGTCATCGAGGTCGTGCCGGAGACGTACGAGATCAAGCAGCAGGTCTTCCGGGAGCTCGACGCCATCGTCTCCCCCACGACGATCCTCGCGACCGGCACCAACGCCCTGTCGGTGACCCGGCTCGCGGCGGAGTCGCAGCGCCCGGAGCGGGTGCTCGGCCTGCACTTCTTCAACCCGGCGCCCGCGATGAAGCTGGTCGAGGTCGTCTCCTCGGTGCTGACCGCGCCGCCGGCCGTCGAGGCCGTCACGGCGCTCGCCCGGCAGCTGGGCAAGGAGCCGGTCGCGGTGGGTGACCGGCCGGGGTTCGTCGCCGACGGTCTGCTGTTCGGCTATCTGAACCAGGCCGCCGCGATGTACGAGGCGAACTACGCCTCCCGCGAGGACATCGACGCGGCCATGAAGCTGGGCTGCGGGCTGCCGATGGGGCCGCTGGCCCTGCTGGACCTGATCGGCATCGACACGGCCCGGACGGTGCTGGAGGCGATGTACTCCGCCTCGCACGACCGGCTGCACGCGCCGGCGCCCGTCCTCGGCCAGCTCAGCGCCGCCGGGCTGACCGGCCGCAAGTCGGGCCGGGGCTTCTACACGTACGCGGAGCCGGGCAGCCAGAGCGTGGTGCCGGACGCGCTGACGCCCGCCCCGGGCGTCGGGGAGCCGGCCGGGCGCACCGTGCGCTCGGTGGGCGTGGCCGGCTCCGGGACCATGGCCTCGGGGATCGCCGAGGTCTTCGCGAAGGCCGGGTACGACGTCGTGCTGGCCGCGCGGAGCCAGGAGAAGGCGGACACCGCCAGGGGCCGGATCGCCAAGTCCCTGGACCGGTCGGTCACCAAGGGCCGGCTGACCGAGGAGGCACGGGACGAGACCCTCGCCAGGATCACCGCGGCCGGTTCGCTGGACGCGTTCGCCGAGGTGGACCTCGCCGTGGAGGCGGTCGCCGAGGACCTGGCGGTCAAGCAGCAGCTGTTCGCCACGCTGGACAAGGTGTGCCGGCCGGGCGCGGTGCTCGCCACCACCACCTCCTCACTGCCGGTCGTGGCCGTCGCCCGGGCCACCGCGCGGCCCGAGGACGTCATCGGGATGCACTTCTTCAACCCGGCGCCGGCGATGAAGCTGGTCGAGGTCGTGCGTACCGTGCTCACCGCCGACGATGTGCACGCCACGGTCCGCGAGGTCTGTGCGAAGGTGCGCAAGCACCCGGTGGACTGCGGGGACCGGGCCGGGTTCATCGTCAACGCGCTGCTGTTCCCGTACCTCAACAACGCGATCAAGATGGTCGAGGAGCACTACGCGACCCTCGACGACATCGACGCCGCGATGAAGCTGGGCGGCGGCTACCCGATGGGTCCGTTCGAGCTGCTGGACGTCGTCGGTCTCGATGTCTCGCTCGCCATCGAGAAGGTGCTGCACGGCGAGTTCCGCGATCCGGGCCTGGCGCCCGCGCCACTCCTGGAGCACCTGGTGGCCGCGGGCTGCCTCGGCCGCAAGACGGGGCGCGGCTTCCGCGAATATGCCCGCCGCTGA
- a CDS encoding adenylosuccinate lyase: MDEEFRSLAHRLADEAGKSAEYRRLLATEDDEELAGVLVERERPLWAREIAAYRLGCGGDRRAFETLVLLLNHRDPERCVSAAHALARLGDPRTPRAAAALATNSLRTAYALHPVLLLTELRAPESVPALVSTLRRLLGPDEVHWRVALACVEGLGRLGDVQARPVLEAALPHPRLGSAAEQALRRLPAD, from the coding sequence ATGGACGAGGAGTTCCGGTCGCTCGCGCACCGGCTGGCGGACGAGGCGGGGAAGTCGGCGGAGTACCGCAGACTGCTCGCCACCGAGGACGACGAGGAACTGGCCGGGGTGCTCGTCGAGCGCGAACGGCCGCTGTGGGCGCGCGAGATCGCGGCGTACCGGCTGGGCTGCGGCGGCGACCGCCGCGCCTTCGAGACCCTGGTGCTGCTGCTCAACCACCGCGACCCCGAGCGCTGTGTGAGCGCGGCCCACGCCCTGGCCCGCCTCGGCGACCCCCGCACCCCGCGCGCCGCCGCCGCGCTCGCCACCAACTCCCTGCGCACCGCCTACGCCCTGCACCCGGTCCTGCTCCTCACCGAGCTGAGGGCCCCCGAGTCCGTCCCGGCCCTGGTGAGCACCCTGCGCCGGCTGCTAGGCCCCGACGAGGTCCACTGGCGGGTGGCGCTGGCCTGTGTGGAGGGGCTGGGGCGGCTCGGTGACGTACAGGCCCGGCCGGTCCTGGAGGCGGCGCTGCCGCACCCGCGGCTCGGCAGCGCGGCGGAGCAGGCGCTCCGCCGGCTGCCGGCGGACTGA
- a CDS encoding TetR family transcriptional regulator, which translates to MSQPARSTRVSATPDVPESAAGTRAAAQRLKMRRELAAAAMELFATKGYEATTVDEIAGAAGVARRTFFRHFRSKEEAIFPDHDDTLVRAEAVLNAAPAHEHPLDTVCQGIKEVMRMYAAKPAVSVARYKLTREVPTLRQAEIASVARYERLFTRYLLGHFDERDHQPGNDDPLLAEVAASAVVTAHNHVLRRWLRADGQGDVEAQLDQAFAIVRETFGTGIGAGRTAGAEPAKPPAASVSTQGEVLVAVARTDAPLDEVMRTIRQAIEKR; encoded by the coding sequence ATGTCCCAGCCCGCCAGGTCCACCCGTGTGTCCGCCACGCCCGACGTCCCGGAGAGTGCCGCCGGCACCCGAGCCGCCGCCCAGCGCCTCAAAATGCGCCGCGAACTGGCCGCCGCGGCGATGGAGCTCTTCGCCACGAAGGGGTACGAGGCCACGACGGTCGACGAGATCGCGGGCGCCGCGGGTGTGGCCCGGAGAACCTTCTTCCGGCACTTCCGCTCCAAGGAAGAGGCCATCTTCCCGGACCACGACGACACGCTCGTACGGGCCGAGGCGGTCCTCAACGCCGCCCCCGCGCACGAGCACCCGCTCGACACGGTCTGCCAGGGCATCAAGGAAGTCATGCGGATGTACGCGGCGAAGCCGGCGGTCTCCGTGGCCCGCTACAAGCTGACCCGCGAGGTGCCCACCCTGCGGCAGGCCGAGATCGCCTCGGTGGCCCGCTACGAGCGGCTGTTCACGCGCTATCTGCTGGGCCACTTCGACGAGCGCGACCACCAGCCCGGCAACGACGACCCGCTGCTGGCGGAGGTCGCGGCGTCCGCCGTGGTCACCGCGCACAACCATGTGCTGCGGCGCTGGCTGCGGGCGGACGGGCAGGGCGATGTGGAGGCGCAGCTCGACCAGGCCTTCGCGATCGTCCGGGAGACGTTCGGCACCGGGATCGGCGCGGGCCGGACCGCGGGCGCCGAGCCCGCGAAGCCGCCGGCCGCCTCGGTGAGCACCCAGGGCGAGGTGCTGGTCGCCGTGGCGCGTACGGACGCCCCGCTGGACGAAGTGATGCGGACGATCCGGCAGGCCATCGAGAAGCGCTGA
- a CDS encoding GNAT family N-acetyltransferase: MTDHVTADRAALLAVFDREMREHARPDGPGVRVERAGGIVRQVGAAHDWNGVVWSSPDLDAERADAAIAAQVAHCERHGYDEFEWKLYAHDRPADLGARLLAAGFEAEEPETLLVAPVADLPTEVVLPEGVRLRTVRDEADVELMARAHEQAFGSDWSRLRHQVLARLKEDPDHFVGVLAMAGDEPVSSARMELYSGTGFAGLWGGGTVEAWRGRGVYRALIAFRAGIAAERGYRYFQVDATKDSRPILQRLGFTALGTTTPYVYRGTRP; encoded by the coding sequence ATGACCGATCATGTGACAGCCGACCGCGCCGCCCTGCTCGCCGTCTTCGACCGGGAGATGCGCGAACACGCCCGCCCCGACGGCCCCGGCGTCCGCGTCGAGCGCGCCGGTGGCATCGTCCGGCAGGTGGGCGCCGCCCATGACTGGAACGGGGTGGTCTGGTCGTCGCCGGACCTGGACGCCGAACGGGCGGACGCGGCGATCGCCGCCCAGGTGGCCCACTGCGAGCGGCACGGGTACGACGAGTTCGAGTGGAAGCTGTACGCGCACGACCGCCCCGCCGACCTCGGGGCGCGGCTGCTGGCCGCCGGTTTCGAGGCCGAGGAGCCGGAGACCCTGCTCGTGGCGCCGGTCGCGGACCTGCCGACGGAGGTGGTGCTCCCCGAGGGCGTACGGCTGCGCACCGTGCGCGACGAGGCCGATGTGGAGCTGATGGCGCGCGCCCACGAGCAGGCGTTCGGCTCCGACTGGTCGCGGCTGCGCCACCAGGTGCTGGCCCGGCTGAAGGAGGACCCGGACCATTTCGTCGGGGTGCTGGCCATGGCGGGCGACGAGCCGGTCAGCTCGGCCCGCATGGAGCTTTACTCGGGCACCGGCTTCGCCGGGCTGTGGGGCGGCGGCACGGTCGAGGCGTGGCGCGGCCGGGGCGTCTACCGGGCGCTGATCGCCTTCCGGGCGGGGATCGCGGCCGAGCGCGGCTACCGGTATTTCCAGGTCGACGCGACAAAGGACAGCCGCCCGATCCTCCAGCGGCTCGGATTCACGGCCCTGGGCACCACGACCCCGTACGTCTACCGCGGCACTCGCCCCTGA
- the ccrA gene encoding crotonyl-CoA carboxylase/reductase — protein sequence MKEILDAIQSQESTAADIAALPLPESYRAVTVHKDEAEMFAGLETRDKDPRKSLHLDEVPVPELGPGEALVAVMASSVNYNSVWTSIFEPVSTFGFLERYGRLSELTKRHDLPYHVIGSDLAGVVLRTGPGVNAWKPGDEVVAHCLSVELESSDGHNDTMLDPEQRIWGFETNFGGLAEIALVKSNQLMPKPDHLSWEEAAAPGLVNSTAYRQLVSRNGAGMKQGDNVLIWGASGGLGSYATQFALAGGANPICVVSSDQKAEICRKMGAEAIIDRNAEGYRFWKDEQNQDPREWKRFGKRIRELTGGEDVDIVFEHPGRETFGASVYVTRKGGTIVTCASTSGYTHEYDNRYLWMSLKKIVGSHFANYREAWEANRLVAKGKIHPTLSKVYSLEDTGQAAHDVHRNVHQGKVGILALAPREGLGVRDHELRERHIDAINRFRNV from the coding sequence GTGAAGGAAATCCTGGACGCGATCCAATCGCAGGAGAGCACGGCCGCGGACATCGCGGCGCTGCCCCTCCCCGAGTCGTACCGCGCCGTGACCGTGCACAAGGACGAGGCGGAGATGTTCGCCGGGCTCGAAACCCGCGACAAGGACCCCCGCAAGTCGCTGCACCTCGACGAGGTGCCGGTGCCGGAACTCGGCCCCGGCGAGGCACTGGTCGCGGTCATGGCCAGCTCGGTGAACTACAACTCCGTCTGGACCTCGATCTTCGAGCCCGTCTCCACCTTCGGCTTCCTGGAGCGCTACGGACGGCTCAGCGAGCTCACCAAGCGCCACGACCTGCCGTACCACGTCATCGGCTCCGACCTGGCGGGCGTCGTCCTGCGCACCGGCCCGGGCGTCAACGCCTGGAAGCCCGGTGACGAGGTCGTCGCGCACTGCCTCTCGGTCGAGCTGGAGTCCTCGGACGGCCACAACGACACGATGCTCGACCCCGAGCAGCGCATCTGGGGCTTCGAGACCAACTTCGGCGGGCTGGCCGAGATCGCGCTCGTCAAGTCCAACCAGCTGATGCCGAAGCCGGACCACCTCAGCTGGGAGGAGGCGGCGGCACCCGGACTGGTCAACTCCACCGCCTACCGCCAGCTCGTCTCGCGCAACGGCGCCGGCATGAAGCAGGGCGACAACGTCCTGATCTGGGGCGCCAGCGGCGGACTCGGCTCGTACGCCACGCAGTTCGCGCTGGCCGGCGGTGCCAACCCGATCTGTGTCGTCTCCAGCGACCAGAAGGCGGAGATCTGCCGGAAGATGGGCGCCGAGGCGATCATCGACCGCAACGCCGAGGGCTACAGGTTCTGGAAGGACGAGCAGAACCAGGACCCGCGCGAGTGGAAGCGGTTCGGCAAGCGCATCCGCGAGCTGACCGGCGGCGAGGACGTGGACATCGTCTTCGAGCACCCGGGCCGCGAGACCTTCGGCGCGAGTGTGTACGTGACCCGCAAGGGCGGCACGATCGTCACCTGCGCCTCGACCTCGGGCTACACCCACGAGTACGACAACCGCTACCTGTGGATGTCGCTCAAGAAGATCGTCGGCTCGCACTTCGCCAACTACCGCGAGGCGTGGGAGGCCAACCGGCTGGTCGCCAAGGGCAAGATCCACCCGACCCTGTCGAAGGTCTACTCCCTGGAGGACACCGGCCAGGCCGCGCACGACGTCCACCGCAACGTCCACCAGGGCAAGGTCGGCATCCTCGCGCTGGCGCCGCGCGAGGGCCTGGGCGTGCGCGACCACGAGCTGCGCGAGCGGCACATCGACGCCATCAACCGATTCAGGAACGTCTGA